DNA sequence from the Vicia villosa cultivar HV-30 ecotype Madison, WI linkage group LG3, Vvil1.0, whole genome shotgun sequence genome:
ATCTTTCATATGCGTTAATGGCTGCTTCCATTACCTAACTTAGATGTTACAAAATCATATATATAGATACAATAAGATATGTGGTGTGGGCTTTGATTTTGATAGAATTTTGAATGACCTTAgtggtataataattatttttatcagAGTAATTTTACTAGCAAGAACATTATACCACCTAAAGTCACGCATGGAAAAAATGAAACTAGGCCTTCAGATGTTCTAGTGTACATCTAGATAGGAGAAAAATATGCATGTGTGTACTTGACTATGGTTTCCCCATTTGTATGATTATGGACTAAAGGTTTTTTAGTTGGACAGAAAGCTGTCAATGTCGCTTCAAACAAAGTGGTCAAACTTAAGAAATTGTGTTTGAATAATCATATTTTTATACCATTTACATTTGTATAATTGTGGATTAAAAGTTTTTCAATTGGACAGAAAATTGTCAATGTCACTTTAAGCAAAGTggtcaaacataaaaaaaattgttttcgaATAATCTTGTTTTTATACTATTTACATTTAATAATTTAAACTTTCTAATACTAATACTAGATGCAGTGAATTTTTtacaaaaactcaattttatgcATAGCAAAATTATATCTCTTATACCTATAAAAGTTGTTTTCAAAAAGATTTATTTTGTCATACATATAAAAGTTAGCGTCTCGACTAGTTGACTGCTTGtcattaggggtgggaataggctaggccgactaacaggggcctacggcccagcctacataggcctaggtcagGTCAGACTTTttagataaatagaaaaggcctaggcttttttataagcctatttagttaaaaaggctaggccacaggccacataaaaagccttttaactctaagaggccggcctatttaaataaatatgaataattttattattattatattatattttttattttgaattaaaaatataaaaataaatcttagttatcttgaagaaattatgaaaataagatgaaaagaatcttatgaacaatgtcataagttgtttcgataagttctctcaaacaaataatatcacaaaatttatgctatTAGGTAAACTTAaataaactaatgcaaacaaacatttaatctcactgatcttttaatttgttagtctatataaagacgagttgaatgacttatttacaaatgttcaaatgaaataggcttttaagtaggctaataggccaatcaggccttcaaaaaggccgggcccaggccaaaaaaataagcctatgataggctacagaccaggcttaggctttgaatATTATAGCAGACCAgactcaggcttggcaaagcctagctcggcccaacctattcccacccctacttgTCATCCAATTCTATTTAAGTAATAgagttaaaagaaaaaaatattaattagatGACCCAATTAAAAAACGATAATCACAaatgtattataaataaataaacaaacaaataaataaataaataaatagatacttATTTATGTAGCCAAAGCTGGTTTAATTATTAAAACGACGaaacacaataaaaaaaaaatacatacacaATGTTTCTAAGGCAACCATAGTTTGCCTAATTATTAATTTGACGAAACACAATAAAAAAATTCGCACAAATAAAGTACACCTTAACatgataaatgataataataaaaagaaaaagaaaaagactaACAACATATTTTTGCACTTTCTTtccatttctttttattattgGTTGAAATTTGTAAGAGTTTCACTAATTCACACGAGTCATGTTTCGACGGTAAAGAGTAAATATCCTCCATGAGTTTCAACCAATAATAAAACAAATGTTATTGAGAAAGTGTTACTCCCAAACATAATGCCAACAACGAGACACAACATAATTTGAATCCTTAAACACATTGGTAACCAGGAGGAACATCTTTTTGACATGCACTAAGTATCCAAGTTAGTGTGATAGGAACATTCAAGTTTATTCCAAGCACATTGGCCTTAATTGCTGTGCAAAGACATGCTGCTGCCTCCAAATCAACCAAACCTTTGAGTAAAGCACAACAATTACTACCTGAAGGAGGATCTCCAACGACAACATTAACCAATCCTAAGATGTCTGCACAAACCCCTAGCTTTAAGGTGTCTTTAGGGCAATGATCTTGGGATGAAGGTGGTGGTGTTGGCTTTGGTGATGGAGGGCATGAACTGTTGGCTTCAGTGAATGTTGAGTAAGCAAGGAGAGAAAGTACTAAAATGGTGGCTGAGAATTTGTTCATGAAAGCCATGACTatggtttgcaaagaaaatattgCAATGTGTTTTGGTTGAGAGGTTGAATGAGTGAACCTTTTTTAATAGAGAATAAATTGTGAGGTGCACATTAGAAATCTAATTGTGTGGAAGTGAGTGAGTAATGTGATAATGTTTCCAGTTGGTACTTTTGTATGCTTATGAAATGATAGTTGTAATATTTTGGTTGATTATGGTGCTTTTCCCATTTTTTATTATCTCTCTTGACCCACCATTTTATCTATAAGGTAGGAAACTTGTGGTGAAATGTTGACATTATAAACTAAGGTTATGTACAAATTTGTGGTAGTTTATGGAATAAAATAGgaaataattagattttattcgAATTGATACGTATCAAATTTTGGTTTGATTTTAGTGTAATATATATAGGGCATGTCTAGTGAGAATtgataagttatatgagaatgtgagaacgAATAAGAACCGTCAGATTGAAAAAGGAATGATTgagattaaattttgaaaaatgcaACGATTTTtagtgttttgtttgtttttctttctaCTCCTTTTTCTACTTATTTTTATTGACTAATTAGGAAAACCAATTTTTTAGGActactaattaatttaattagggtagtaattaatttaataaaaccataaaaacaacaaaaaatattttttttcttcttaaattCAATTTGGTTATTTAACTTATTTAGGTTTTTAGGTTAATTAGATAATTACATATAATTAGgtgtaattaatttaatttaatttaatttaaaattagatttaatttagaattaattATGCTTGCtcttaaaaaattcaaagaaacttaACGTCTCGTAGTTTTCTATCGCGattttctcttctcatctcaaaatcTATGATTGTCGCgtgtttgatattttttttatttatttaagtgtttatttaaatttctagaaatcgatgtataggttgcaaaaagtattttttttgtaatagcgtagatttacattcccgcactttatttTTTTCCGCAAACCTTATactgtttagatgtatgctaattagggcgtgtatggcaagataatttAATCGACCGTTAGCTTACTAATTTCAAagattaaatatctgaacataaacACACTCCTTTTTACTGTTCACATactcacctctagggtttcccctcttaagttgcctttcggaaaataatagtcaagtccctttgagcgtagggataccttagcccatgctgccttcgattcaaaatcaccatgtccctctgatttaaagatcatagtcccttcgatgtcgccttcgatataaatgatcttgtccctcgattaaatggtgatagtcccttcgatggctaaggtatccttacttgttgcctttatgactattcatatcgcataggacttcctaccctatttatggtatggatagcccctatgacgattcgatgacccttcgatgacccgcacatccaatgtataggactacctacccttatATGGTATGGATATTACCATCGctcaaggaaagtctttagaatGGGAAAGagcttacgaacttagggtaggaactcttaagtgcttgctcacaatcaatctAAATCAAATAGTTTTCACACCAAGTTttctaacattgtctttttagacattctcaaaatcaaattgtttttctaaacacacacgacacctttcaaacatttcaaacaaacaagtgagctaagcaagctaagagcccatggataaccatggatacaaagggtgcttacaccttcccttagtataacctaccccccgaactcaatctcttttcaaagaaggtctttcctattcttttatgcctttcctaattggataaaataaaagtcggtggcgactcttgctcaccacaacattgtttgcgaaacatttcaaaaagtcagttctcccaccgtattacaacatCTATCCAAAGTTAACACTAAAGTCAAATGAATTTCAAGTGAAGGCTTAGGTTTCAAGGATCACTAGGGGTTTAACCTCCCAATCTATCATATGATAGTATTCAACATGAAGATATCTCAAGCCTCCTTAAGAAGATTCAACACTATTGTATAATACTAAAGTCAAAGATAATTACGCTAATACTTGAAGCTTTAGAGTTAGAAATAGAGGAAGTGTGCAAGCTCGCCCGATCTTGTGTGTTTGAGTAACTTATAAAGACACAAGGGCATTTATGGAAACATTATGGCTAACATGCAATGCGAGGAAGTAGTATGTCTAGTGTTGGCCGGAGTGCACGAATGTATATATGGAACCCACATCAGAAGGAGAACATTAACAAGCAAGTTTTTAAGAGTCGGGTACTATTTCCTGGAAATGCTTAGGGACAACGCCATGTTTATCAATCCGTGTGACAAATGTCAAAGGTATGCACCTTTCATCCACACCCTGGCAAACTTCTACACTCGATCATGTTGTCATGGCCATTCGACAAGTGGAGTGTGAACATATTGGGTCCATTTCCATTGGCCCTAGAAAAACTAACATTCATATTTGTTGGGgttgactatttcaccaaatggatgGAAGCGAAAGTGGTGGCTAAAATAACAGAAGAAAGAGTAAGGCATTTTTATAGGAAGAGTATCATTTTCCAATTCGTCCTACCCAAAACCATTTTATCCGAAAATGGGACACAATTCTCCATCTCAATTATAATAGAACTCAATGTTAACTTGGGAATCTGAATGAAATTTATATCATTCAAGCATCCCCAAGCGAACGGACAAACTGAGGCCACCAACAAGGTCGTGTTGTCGGGTATGAAGAAAAAGCTAGATGAAGCCAATGGGTTAAGGTCGAACAACTATACGAGGTACTATGGTCATATCACACGATCCTTCATTCATCAATTAAGGAAACACTATTCTTGATAGTTTATGCTTCAGACGTTATGTTACTAGTGGAGATCAACACCCAGGGCCGACCTTGGGCCAGGGCAACCAGGCTCACAGTCCAGGGCCTCAAAAATTTGGGTGGTGGGCtttaataatatgattaaatatttttatatacataaTATTACTTGAAAATTAAAGTACTCTTGCACCATTATCGCAACGGAAGCGATAGCTTGTTTTGAAGTCAGGTTGCTGTGAGTTCGATACTTTGGTGAGAcatatgtaatatttttagttttttttaaaatctgccaaaattcaaatataatatattgaggtaTGGGTGAATAGAACCCCTGTCCAAGGGAAAAAGTGAGAACTTCCCAACCACTCGGCTATTAATGTTAAGTATTTATTTAAGTAATCGAATGTATATTAATATTGTTGCAACATCATTAAGAATTAATGGTGTAATTATCCACCATTAGAGCAACATCAATATTTTCCATCAACTTCTTAACACCAATTCTCTCataataatttagaaaaaaattgtGAGATTCTAAAGTTAATTATTTTATTCCTTAATaacctttttaattttattttctttttaaagttCATTATTATGACCAGAATTTAAGGTTAGTTGCTTAGTTTTTTTATTAGGGGTCCATTTTtaaacatttaaaaaattattatatgacCAGAATTCAAGGTTAATTACTTAGTTTTTTAATTAGGGGTCCATTTTTACTATTAGCCTTAGTCTCTAAAAATTCAGAACTGGCCCTATCAACACCCTGTTATGGCAACATGAGCAATTCAATGATGGACTTAACTGATAAGTGAAATATTTACATTAAATATGTTGGTACAGTCATATCCTAATTTTATCCCAAGTCATTCATGGATCAAAGCATTTGCATCATTGGTCAGTTATTCATGCATTAGTTCAGTAAAAGTCAATATAAAGTCAACTTTCGTTCcatttaaaatccaaaaaaagatttaattttatttcatgcattttcattttcatgCATTTAATTGCATAAGGTCTTCTTTCTACACATAAACATAATTTTGTCACCAGAACTTTGAAAATTTGTTGTTACATCTTGAAAGAAGCTCATATTGAATTTCACAAATCCTCTCATGAGTAGTACTGCTAAGAAATGACTAGGTAATACATGGCCTTGAAATATCTTGGACTATCTTTGTATACTTCAAAATATATTTGTATGCCTAAACGATATAAACCCTTGATCTCTATCTGACTTAGCCAAAGTTTGCAGAATAAGGAAGAGATGGGAGAAGAGCAACAAAGTTGAGATTCCATTCTTTTATTTGCAccaatattaaaaaagaaattaacatAGGCCCAACCCACATGATGCAACTCCAAGGAGATTGCTAACCCTCGCCTTAAATTTGTTAAATGCAGGTATAAACCCCATCCACGAGAACATTCACTCATGTAAGGCAAGGACGCGTCTAGCGTACCGACTACACAATAATTTTTCACTTTAGGGGATAACACCCCAAATCAAAAGAAGGACCTACATCGATGAAGAAGTTGTCGTACCTTTCGTTCTTTCTTGAAATCACCTACATATTTACGGTTTGGAAAATGCAAATATGGGGAAGAAAATTATCTTGAAATTACCTTGATGTTGATGCCAACATAGGCACATCCCCCCTCCATTCTAGTACCAATACCTTAGTTCTTGGGAACTTCTATCTTTGGATTCCTAGCACCAACAAGCCCATAGTTACTATAACATTCATAACTAAACTCCTAACCCCGTCAAACAACACTTCTAAACCAACTAGATATATCACTTATGCACCAGTTTAAGAAGAAGTGTGATAAAGCTCATCATCACTCACCAGTTTCATGATTAAAGCATCCATACCAAAAAAATAAGTAGAAAACaactaaaattataaaaagaaaatattgttACCTTGAGATACCTAAGAGTTTTGAGAAACAAAGAAGATGAAACACTAGATCCTAAGGAAGAACTTCGTAACAAATAAAGtaagtacaagaaagaaaaaggGTGCAAGGGTTCAAAGCAACCAGGAATACAGAGAGTAATGCTTTGAAGcaacaaaaatgaaaaataagagcTAACTTCACTCCCTCAGCATATGTAGGAAACTAGTAGCCTCAAAATCTACGATCAAGAATAAGGGAAGCAACGAGAGAACGATCAACGATACTTATCTGGACTCAGTTCTATAACGGCACTCGAGCACTCTAAAGACATTAAATTTCTAGCCTAGAAGTCTAAGTCCACATGGAGGACCTCCTAACAAAATATTTCAGTAACAGGACAAGAATTTAATGTGCGTGTTCCTAAGACCGTGTACTCTCACTCAACTTATCATGGGTCTCCCCCATTTTCCCTAAGAACTCTTACAATGGTGGCGGAATAAGAGAATGAGATGTTCTTTAGACCTGCCTCGACAATTCTACAACAATCTTAGCTCTGTATCCAATAGCCAAGAATTAGAGGGAAAATGTTCCGCATCGGCAAAGTGACCCAACGAGAGTGGCCAAACATGAAGCACCACACTCACTTCAACCCTGGGAATCCATCGACGGTACCCCACACAAAGTGACACATTCACCGGCGGATAGTTCTAACCTGCATACATATATAAGGCTTTGCATCACATAGAAATACAATTCACTATACTCTTGCAATTTAATTTTCTCTTACCTCACTTACTTAAACATTAAGGAcccgtttggtgcgcaggataaaAGATAGGATAGGATttctgtatcatatcctatctcaatccagtgtttgctgacacaacaggatatgataagttaatcctgaaacttatcctatcctgccttactagttcaaattgttatcctgaactagtaacaaacccgtgcgttcgcacgggttctggtatgggacgcgcatttgtttcagatatatatttttaataaaaaaatgtctaGTTAtcgataaaaaaataataattaaaggtataattaataaattatttttttaatcagtaatttcatgtcccgttaataatcaatattttgatcaataactttatgtCCCGTTTCACAAAAGGTTTAGTAAACATAATCTTATTTTGCATCACATTTTATACACTAAAACTAAtttaaaagatattattaatttcattttagaaatataaatcttcttttattttatatatatatatatatatatatatatatatatatatatatatatatatatatatatatatatatatatatatataaagggatcaaattacaccaatgtgttacactcattaataaccgtttattatttttaatagaaaaacatagtttaatttatattttgagCATAAAAAATTGACATAGATTTTCACCTAAACAAAGGCATTTCATATTAGAGTTACTTCTTTTATTTATGTCATTATTTATGTTATTGAATGTGAATTAACTCATTTCTATAAATGAGATTAACTTTTCacacttgttttttttaataatctcaCTCTCAATCAAATACAAGTTTCTCACAATACACTCAAGAAGAATTTTGATACAAAACTTATAACATGTGGATTTACTCTTCCATCTTTGATACAAAATTTATAACACATGGATTTACTCTTCCATCCCGTTAGACTGAATCATGACTTTAATTATTACTGTATTAGATTTAGGGGGAGTTTAAAGTATTGGAATATTTATATATTAGGCTACAAACAACCACACAAATAAATTTCATACATCATTttcaccaaaaataaaataaaatattaagtaTATAAATCCTTTCATTTACATGTTGCTCAACATGTTTACTTTCATCTAATATAAGACTTCTTATTTATGCTTAAAATTCCATCATGTAATTTTCTCAAGAAGTTTTCTATAACCATACTTGTAATAAAAGACATAATTATATTTAGTATCTATAATATcttcaataatattatttttagagTAGATGAAACCTAAAGAATGAATTTTTtagaaagaaattaaaattacTATCTCCAAATTGATGCTATCAGCCAATCACTCTCTTTTATAATGGCTTTAAAGTTGTCAACATCATATCTGATTCTAAGAACACCTTGCTGCTTGTATTCATACTCTTTAGCTGAACTTTCTAACAACTCAACAATTTTGGGATGATGAATCACTTTGATGCTCACCCAAACCCTTTCCATatctttttctttcctttctcccacTTCCAATTCCAATGGAACTTGTCTTTTGTTAGTTTGTTTCATATCTTCCTCTCTAACCCAATATTAATTTTTCTATAGTTTCTTTCTGCTTAATATGAAACATATGTAAATGTATcttcatatttatatatttgatatttaCCAAAAGTCACATTTTGATAAGATTATTTACAGTAACTATCACAAAATTCGCCTGCTGCAAGTCGTGCACAATATCAAAAGCTTTAGATTCAATATAATACATCAAACATTCATGACAGAGGCAAAAAAGCAGACCAAGAATTCAGCAACCTCCCTTGCCTGCAAGAGCTTCTTGAaaccaaaatcaaataaaatttcagCAGCAACACGTTTTTTCTATAGTTGATGCTTCCATTCGTTCGTAAACTCGTTCAAGTGCTTCACCACCGCTATCATCCTGAAACTGAAATTAATCAAGCGTCGAATCatatttaaaagtaaaacatTTGTGAGCAAATCTAACATGAGTTCGATTTTCTGAAAAAGAATGATCAACATGAATTAAGTGTTCAGAAAAGAATGATCAGATTTTTCACAAGTAGATTTCAAAGCAACATTCAGGCCAATTGATACCGGTTCGATCACAAAACTGCAACATCACAAGGTAAACTAAATACTATTCAAGTTTCAACTAACGGAGAATTCAGCTTTAATTCACATTCTGTTTGTGTAAGTTTCAGCTTTAATTCAACTAACGGAGAGTAAGTTTCAACTAACAAATAAAATACCATTTTTTATTGACAGTAGAGATTACCCAAGAAAAGTTAGTAAAATATCACAAAGCCTTATAGATGGAAAATGCTCATTGGAGTTACCAGCCATCAAGGAACCTACAATGCATTATTTCTATGGTTGATAATTTAAATTTGATAAATACAACACATATAAAACCTTACCAAGTAAGCCATCCATGTAGCTTTTCTACCAACCAAGGACAATTCTTTAAAATCATGCATTCCTGTTTCTAATCTGCTATTGACGATCGAACCGCCTAACCACACAACTACAAAATCAGACCCAGCCAACACGGGAATACATCACCAAATTGCCTTCATGACAGCAGATATATGTTTAAAGCCATCAAGCCTCCAAAATTAGCTGCTTATTACAAATGTTTGGATAAGTGATGTTTGGTACAACCTACAAGAAAACCAAAAACACAGCCCAATGCTAATTCACATAggaaattgataaaatgattccAAGAAGACATTGAGCGCACATAGAAGCTACCAGGCCCCGTCAACTCTGTAGGCTTCTTCTTACTGCCATTATGATTGATCATGTTATACTGAAGTCACCAATTGATAAGGGATGCATCAACTTCAACATACCATTGTTTATAAGTTTTGTAGCCAAGTCAAAGGGTTTAAGATCCAACTAACTAAGGAGCCTTTCTGATACTTGATAGTCTGCTCATACAGTTCAGAAGTTGAGCAGTCTGCTCCTACCGTTCTTAGTGCAAGCAACACAACATGTTCCATATGAATGTATTCAGTTTAATAACTTAAACATGATTGTCACTTTATGCTATAGTTTGATGGAGACGATTCTTAAAAACCGCCCCTCGTTAGATTTATCCACCAAGACGGAAAAACACCGTCTTGTCCGGATGTACCTATACAGGAGGTATATTTTTTCTCCGTCCAGGTCAATAAATCTAGAAGGGTGCAATCTTCAAAAAAATGAGTCGAATCAACTAACTATCTTTGTTCTATAAGTTGTCTTCTGGTTCGAAAACTTTTGTAAACTTTCTGCAATTTAAGTGCAGCTTGGTCTCTATGACCACGTGGTTCTAACTTTTTGGGAGAATGTAAGGTCTTCTCAGAAGAGTTACTGTATGAACTTCAAAAATCAACGCAACATAACTATTTACTTGCAAGCAGCATAGAACTATATATTAAAGAATAAAAAAGCAGAATCTCACCAATTACATCAACAGAAGTTTTGCCATAAAAAAATCTTCTTATTGGTCCGCCAGGAAAGTCAATTCTATAAGGAGCATAATTAGCTTTTGTCATAGAAGTCAGCTGGTAGTTGTTACCATTATCAACCAAAGAATCTCCAAATATAAAATAGGAAGGTACTTGTTGTGCATTTCCAATTCCAAAACTCAAAACTAACACCACTAATATTGTCCCTATATTCACTAAAGTCAGGTTCATGACTAACTTTTGTAACAAAAATTGAcaggaaaatataacataataaCTCTCCTATTTCCTCAAATTCAATCTGAACCGAAATGAACTCCCTTCAATAAGCTGACCTGCATAATCAGAACACGTGAACCGGTTCAACGTCATTAAACCGAACTGAAATCTTGCACACAAGCATACAAACTCACCGACATAAATTCTGCAAGAGGAAACCGATTCAAAAACCAAGCTGCATAGTCCATAACTAACGGTTAAACAGAAACTTGAAGATAGAGAAAATGACTAACCGAATTTCCTAACAGGTTCACCAAGAGAATCAGAAAAGAATAATTATAAAAAGTAACCCTTAATTCTGCAAATCAGGGATCACATACTTCTAAACCTCAGGTACATTACCATTGGAATGATATACTAAGTACCTATAAAGATATCTTTATGATACTGACACTTAATTCTTGTGTATTAATCCATGACTGCAGTTACCAATTATAGAATTTACACCTAAAACAAAACCTCGACATAAGATGACATTTCCATCTGGTCCTATCAAAGAAGTAGCAGCAGAAGTTGGAGTTCCTGGAAAGAGATGCAAAAAACATTTAATCATTGATAGTTCAAATGCTACTTACTTGGTACAACTTGCAGGCTGTGCAATCTCTCAATGTTACCATGCTCTCAATAAGCTGTAGTAAAGTAGATTTAAAGCAATCTTCAATGGAGTTACCGAAAAATCACACTTAAATTGACAGAGTCCTGAAATACATTTGGCCTCAATATAACTATTGCTTATACGACTTCACATCCTAAACAGAACCACCGCAATAAAACCCAGTGCCTTGTGGACCAGCAACACAATACATAGACTATCTGAATATGTAAGAAGCTGTAACTAATCCATGACTTAGGCGACTAAATTAAATTCTATGAGCATATTTCCTCGAATATGGTTGATAATATCAACTTTTGAACAAAAACAACCTTCAACCCTTGTTCTCGATGATCCTGCTCAACACCATCAATCCAGCACCTGCAGAGACAAAACCAGTAGCTTCCATTCAATAACAAATTAGTTTCATTCTCTTTCTAAAACTTTTTCACTGGTGGTTCAACACTTAACTATATAATCTGCAAGAACCATACCTTTTTGCAGTATGAATGTTTATATCCTTGTTTCCGAGGTTGGATGGTTACTGTTAGAGTTAGGAACTATACAATCGACAAATATATTCTCCAAATAGCGGCACAATCTGCAGTGTGGAGTCAATAGCATTGGATTAAACAAAATGTATATACTTTTATACACTCAACGAAGTGAAGCTTTCTGAAACCTATGTTGGCTATGCCTTATCTTGAAATTTCTTAATGTGACTGATTCGGCTTCGTGGATGCAATTAAGAAACACGTAGAAAATCGCATATTGAATAAAAGGATAAGGCCAATGATACAATTAGGAATATCCAAATAGAAGAATATCAACATCACATTTGTAAAGTATAATTTAGAAGATAAGAAAGCAAATTTGAAAGTACAGTATCTG
Encoded proteins:
- the LOC131655142 gene encoding 14 kDa proline-rich protein DC2.15-like, encoding MAFMNKFSATILVLSLLAYSTFTEANSSCPPSPKPTPPPSSQDHCPKDTLKLGVCADILGLVNVVVGDPPSGSNCCALLKGLVDLEAAACLCTAIKANVLGINLNVPITLTWILSACQKDVPPGYQCV